In a single window of the Drosophila miranda strain MSH22 chromosome XL, D.miranda_PacBio2.1, whole genome shotgun sequence genome:
- the LOC117194276 gene encoding uncharacterized protein LOC117194276, which produces MAWGVGSVYLRLKKRHPGDKDAHTLQAGEVEKDLGLETIVEAAQGLALDDLEEEEDGDLTIIVNPSCEVELATHDTKGAATQSSSKQGSVGGAPHCHGARARRHSFSPGAVDCVRQLCGQTEVLKLQSSLLNIARMT; this is translated from the exons atggcgtggggcgtaggtagcgtatacctacggctgaaaaagcgccaccccggGGACAAAGATGCGCACACCCTCCAGGCAGGCGAGGTCGAGAAGGACCTAGGTCTGGAgaccatagtggaggccgcccagggtcttgcgctggacgacttggaggaggaggaggacggtgacctgacaatcatagtcaacccgtcgtgcGAGGTTGAGTTAGCCACCCATGACACTAAGGGTGCTGCAACTCAATCTTCAtcaaagcaaggtagcgtcggcggagctcctcattgccatggagcaagggcccgccgacatagctttagtccaggagccgtggattgcgtcaggcAACTCTGTGGCCAGACTGAAGTCCTCAAATTACAATCttctctactcaacatcg cacggatgacctga